One Polyangia bacterium genomic window carries:
- a CDS encoding phosphoglycerate kinase has product MPIKTISELDISGRRVFIRVDFNVPLTPAGGVADDTRIRESLPTIRYAMEKGARTVLASHLGRPKGKPDPKYTLMPVAARLAELLGVEVTLTDEPVGDGARKVVSDLRNGGVALLENLRFTPAEEANDETFARTLASYADVYVNDAFGTAHRAHASTAGIAKFVADKGMGLLMEREVKFLGKLLGDVDRPFIAIIGGAKVSDKIGVLENLLARVNQLLIGGAMANTFLKAKGGRLGRSLVEEDKLPLARSFLKKAELANVDVLLPRDAVAAAGIKSESGKTVSASEVPEDLAALDIGPETARGFSDAIARAKTIFWNGPMGVFESEPFAGGTLAVANAVAANTRALSVVGGGDSVAAVHQCGVADKITHISTGGGASLEFLEGKKLPGLAALES; this is encoded by the coding sequence ATGCCGATCAAAACCATCTCCGAGCTCGACATCTCTGGCCGTCGCGTCTTCATTCGCGTCGACTTCAATGTACCGTTGACCCCCGCCGGCGGCGTCGCCGACGACACCCGCATTCGGGAAAGCCTGCCGACCATTCGTTACGCCATGGAGAAAGGCGCGCGCACCGTGCTGGCGTCGCACCTGGGCCGACCGAAGGGCAAGCCCGATCCAAAGTACACCTTGATGCCGGTGGCCGCGCGCCTGGCCGAGTTGCTGGGCGTCGAGGTCACCCTGACCGACGAGCCGGTGGGCGACGGCGCCCGCAAGGTGGTCTCTGACCTGCGCAACGGCGGCGTCGCGCTGCTGGAAAATCTCCGCTTCACGCCCGCCGAAGAAGCCAACGACGAGACCTTCGCTCGCACGCTGGCCAGCTATGCCGATGTCTATGTCAACGACGCTTTCGGAACCGCGCACCGCGCCCATGCCTCGACCGCCGGCATCGCCAAGTTCGTCGCCGACAAAGGCATGGGCTTGCTGATGGAGCGCGAGGTGAAATTTCTGGGCAAGCTGCTGGGCGATGTCGATCGACCGTTCATCGCCATCATCGGTGGCGCCAAGGTGTCCGACAAGATCGGCGTGCTGGAGAATCTGCTGGCTCGCGTGAACCAACTTCTGATCGGCGGCGCCATGGCCAACACGTTCCTCAAGGCCAAGGGCGGGCGTCTCGGCCGCTCGCTTGTCGAGGAAGACAAGCTGCCGCTGGCTCGTTCGTTCCTGAAGAAGGCCGAGCTGGCCAACGTCGACGTGCTTTTGCCTCGCGACGCGGTCGCTGCCGCCGGCATCAAGTCCGAATCGGGTAAGACGGTGTCGGCCAGCGAGGTGCCGGAAGATCTGGCCGCGCTGGACATCGGGCCCGAGACCGCGCGTGGCTTTTCCGACGCCATCGCTCGCGCCAAGACCATCTTCTGGAATGGCCCGATGGGCGTATTTGAATCCGAACCGTTCGCCGGCGGAACGCTGGCCGTGGCCAACGCGGTAGCGGCGAACACCCGTGCCTTGTCAGTGGTGGGCGGCGGCGATTCCGTCGCGGCGGTTCACCAATGCGGCGTGGCGGACAAGATCACGCACATCTCCACGGGCGGCGGCGCCTCGCTGGAGTTTCTCGAGGGCAAGAAGTTGCCTGGCTTGGCCGCGCTGGAATCCTAG